The DNA window TCATGGAATGAATTTTAGGTTCGTCGGGAATTGTCTGCCCCTCCGTATCTATAAGCACAAGTGGAAGTAATGATGTGAAAGGCTGGGGTGAGAAAAACCATTCTGGGACCTCGCCAAACATGGTAGATGCATCCATAATGTTAAATGATAACCAGAATCGCCCAGTTAGATCTGAGGAGCTTGCCGAAATATTCTGGACCTGAACGGCAAGGACATTCTCACCAGCATGAATTAATGTGGGAAGTAAATCACCACCGATTTGCTTCATGCCAGGCAGTTGATCACGATACATATTAGCCTCATGGCCCAAATTCATACCCTCATCAAAGGCGACAAATGATCCTGGGGTTCCCATATTCGGGCTTCGGAAAAGCTCCTGCCCATTCAAATAGGCAATAAAACCGTCATCATAATCATAGTGAAGCAATCCTGCTGTGATCTGGTCCAGGGAAGGGATGCTAAAGGTTGTGCGGATATAGACAGCTGATACTCCAGAGATGATGGTTCCATCATCATTATCGCCAAAGCCAATTCCTCCTGTACCCTGTAACCAGGCAGTATCATCAAAATCGGGGTTCATCCAGTCCGCAGGCGGTTCAGCTACTGCAGGATAATAGCTCCATATATCATTGTCATAGACTGCAGTTTCCCAATGTTCCTGCGACCATCCAAGTGTCAGTAGCGTGAGCAAGAGTGTTATTAATTTATTCACTAGTTTTCCTGATATTCATATTCATCATCTGCGCCAAGATAACATTCCATCAAGCTTTTTGTATCTAAGAAATGGAAACGAATTACTAACCATTTTCATGCAACATAAAGTCAAATGTTTATTAGTATGCGGTGAATCAGATATTGGTTTCAGAGTGAAAGGTATGTGTGCTCCCAGGGGTGGTAAAGGAAGTTTAGTTAAATGCTTAGTAACATAAAGACCAGGTGGAGTTCAGAGTTTGGCTATCGCCATATCCTGGTAGTAGCCTTCCCGCTCATATTGAGCACTGGATCCTGGTCCATACAACAATTTGTTGATCGCATGTTTCTCAGCTGGCACTCTGAGGAAGCCCTGGCTGCAGCCATGCCGGCAGGGATCCTCAACTTTACCTTTATCTGCCTTTTTATCGGTACGGTGAGCTATGCAGGAACTTTTGTATCTCAATATGTGGGTGCCAAGGAGGATCATAAGGTTGGCATCGTCCTGTGGCATAGTTTCTATCTTTCTCTTTTTGGAGCAATTATTCTGCTCCTCATATCACCTTTTTCAGACTCATTGTTCAGGCTGGTGGGGCATAGTGAGAAATTGCAGCTCATGGAGAGTACTTATTTCCGGATTCTCTGTTTTGGGGGTTTGGGTCCGATCTTATCCTCGGCATTTGCAGGGTTTTTTACTGGTCAGGGTCGCAACTGGCCCGTCATGTGGGTCAACGTATTGACAACCGCAATCAATTTGGTTTTAGACTACCTGTTAATTTTCGGTGTTGGGATTTTTCCTGAAATGGGGATAGCCGGGGCTGCCATCGCCACCATTATTGCCGGTTTTTGCTCAATAGCAATGTACCTCGTGTTAATTTTCAGACCTCAAAACCAGCTCAGATTCAAGGTCTGGGAATCGCGGTCATGGGATGTTTCATTTGTGAAGCGCTTTCTCAAGTACGGTTTACCCAGTGGAGGTCATTTCTTTCTGGAAATCATGGGTTTTACCGCCTTCATCCTCATTCTGGGACGCATAGGTCAGATGGAGCTGGCTGCCACAAATATTGCCATCAATATTAATAGTCTGGCCTTTATGCCAATGTTTGGACTGGGAATCGCTGTATCAATGATGGTTGGTCAGAATATTGGAGCCGGTAATCCAGAGACAGCCAAATATGCAGCGAACTCAGCTGTTCAACTGGGTATGGTATATATGCTTGTATGCACCTTCTTTTACGTCGTCATTCCACAGGTCTTTATTGCTCCCTTTGCCGCCTCTCTGGAGACTTTCAATGTTGCCATCATCTTGCTGCGCTTTGTAGCGGTTTATGCAGTATTTGATACCTTGAGCATATTGTACTCATCAGCTATTAAAGGCGCCGGTGATACCCACTTTGTCATGCGAGTGACCACTGTTCTTTCCATCTTCGTGCTTATTATCCCCACCTTTATCGCTGTAGAGTATTTTGACTCTGACCTCTATCTGCCCTGGACCTTCTGTGCCCTTTTCATCGTGGCCATGGGACTTACATTTCTTGGTAGATTCTATGGTGGAAAATGGAAAAATATGAGTGTCATTGAGACATCAAGTTTTCTGCCTTCCCAACATCCTGCAACCCCCATCGCCCCAGAAATGTGATTTCCGGAACCACTAGATCGTAACATTAAAGATTTATAGGTAACATTTACCTTTTCTCTTGACTTACCTCCCTTACGACAAATACTTTGTACGGTAATCGAACAAAGTATATTTTGCATTGAATGATTTGTTGATATAAGGAGTTTTCCATGCATTCAGAGAATAACAAACTGATTCGTCCCTTAGCCAGGGGACTTGCCATCAGTCTCATTGTTATGATTGCATTCTCCGTCTCCGATTGTACAAGCGGTCATGTCGCTTCTGTCAAAGTCATTTCAGATAGCACGGGTCATAAGCTAACTGTAGATGGCACTGATTATTTCATCAACGGGATGAACTGGGACTATTACCCCATTGGAACCAATTACAGCTATATCCTGTGGGACCAACCCGAGGAATTTATTCTCAAAGTCCTTGACGATGAGATGTCCGCCATGAAAGCCATGGGTGTTAACACTATTCGCCAATATGTAGGCGTTCCACCTCGCTGGGTCAAGTATATCTACGAGACCTACGATATTTTCACCATCTTGAATCATCCTTTTGCGCGCTATGGAATGGAGATCGATGGTAAATGGATTGCCAATGTGAATTATGGCGATCCAGCAACACGAGATCAAGTTCTGGCAGATGTCATATCAATGATAGAACAATTTCGCTATGTGCCCGGTGTACTCATGTGGCTATTGGGCAATGAGAATAACTATGGTTTAATCTGGGAATCTTCTGAAACACAGGATATGCCTGAAGCCCAGGCTAATCACCTGCAGCAGGCTCGCGACCTGTATTCACTTTTTAATGAAGCCATCAGAATTATTCATATACGCGACAATCGCCGACCGGTAGCCATAGCCAATGGAGATGATCAATTTATAGATCTTATCGCCCAGGAAATTAAAAATTTAGACATTTTTGGAACAAACAGTTATCGAGGCGCTTCATTTGGTGACCTCTTCCAGGTCGTAAATGATAAACTAGGCGTACCTCTGTTGTTTACTGAATTTGGTGCTGACGCTTATCATGCCACGGAAATGCGTGAGGACCAGACCTCACAAGCCAGGTATCTTCTGGAAAATTGGGGTGAGATTTATAGTAACTCCAGAGGTCACGGTACCATTGGAAATGCCATTGGCGGATGCACATTCCAATTCAGTGATGGATGGTGGAAGTCAGGACCTGATGATAATCTGGACATTCATGATATCCATGCCTCGTGGGCCAATGGTGGTTACTTCGAAGATTTTGTTCATGGTAATAATAACATGAACGAAGAATGGTTTGGCGTCTGCGGCAAAGAAGCCGCTGAAACTGAGGGCATGTACAAGCTTTTGCCTCGTAAAGCTTATTATGTTCTGCAACAAGTGCATCAGCTGAATCCCCTCTCCCCTGAATTAAGTCTGGAAGATATTCAATCGCATTTCGCAAGCATTACCAGCAGCCTGATGGACACGTTGTCATCAGAAAGCGAAAAAGCCGATGAAATGATTACGCCATGACGACAGGGGTAAAAAATCAAGATCCTACATCTGGTGTAGGATATATACAGCCTGACTTCTTTGGCTACCGCAAGGTCGACCGTTGGGAAGCCAGACCTCTGGCAGATTCAGTGCTCCATTTGATTCGGCACGAACACCAAATCTCCCGGGCAGAGATTGCCAGACAAATTGGCCTTTCAAGATCTACAGTCACTGAAGTAATCAGAGACCTCCTTCTCACAGGCTATGTCAAAGAGGTTGGCTCCGGTGTCTCCAGCGGTGGTCGAAAACCCATCGTACTTGAATTTCAAAATGACCATAAGGTGATCCTGGGGATTGACATCGGAGCTACTCATGTATCCGCTGCGCTGATGAACCTGGGTGGTCAAGTTCTGGCATTCGAAAAACGCAGCTATTCTGTGCGGTCTGACCCTGAGGGTACCCGTAGTCTGGTCTTCCAGCTTTGTGATACCTGTCTCAATCAAGTTGTGGATGGGAACAAGCGTCTCCTGAGCATTGGTATCGCACTCCCCAGTCCTGTGGATCCAGATCACCCCGAATGGATTTCTGAAGTCGTGATACCTGCCTGGCGCGGGAAAAATGAGTTGGATATCCTTCACAGTCATTATGGTGTCCCAGTCTATGTAGACAATGATGCCAACCTTGGTGCCCTTGCAGAATATCGCTGGGGTGCCGGTCGTGGATTTGAAGACCTGACCTATGTCAAGATAGGTTATGGAATAGGTGCTGGATTCGTGCTCAATGGAGAAATCTACCGAGGTTCTACTGGAATCGCAGGAGAAATGGGACACATGCCAATTGGAGCAAGCGATGTGGTGTGTGAGTGTGGTCTTAAGGGTTGTCTCACAACCCACGTGGGTGGAAAAGCCATGTTTGCCCGTGTCGCTGAACTCGCGGACAAATATCCTGAAAGCCCCTTGGCAAAAGGGACATTAAATCTTGAGGAAATTGAACTGGCTGCCCATAATAAGGATGAGTTAGCCCTTCAACTTTATCAGGAAACTTCTGAATACTTGAGTACTGCTATCACGGGCTGGATCAATATGATGAATCCAGGACGTGTTATTCTCGGTGGAGCAATGAAGGAACTGCAAAGCCGTTTATTGGATCCCGTTCAGGAAAAAATTAAGGCGTGTTCAATTGTAGGATCTGTTCCTATTACGGACATTCGAACCAGCGAACTTGGACATAAAGCAGAAAGTATTGGAGCAGCGACATTGGCTCTGGAAGGTGTATTTGCGGAACCAGGTTTTTATAGAAATGATCTTGAGCCCATACCAGAATCGAACCTTTAGTTTGTTGAAAATTATTAGGGATGTTGAAATGATCCTTTCAGATATATCAAATATATTCTCTTTAAGAAATGAGCAATGAAGGAGTCTCGCACATGAGTGCAAAAACACACTACAAAACTGCACCAGAAGATCGAATTTCGTTAAAACAGAAATCGGCATATGCAGTGGGTATGCTGGTAAACAATCTCCAGGCTGCTGCACTGCCTGCCATGGTAGTTATCCTCAACCTGGGTCTCGGTATGGATGTCTTGTGGGTAGGTCTCATTGGTGCCATTCCTCGCATTTTTGACGCGGTCTCTGATCCCTTGCTGGGTTACATCTCAGACAATACTCGAACTCGTTGGGGCAGACGTCGTCCCTTCATCTTCGCCGGTGCCATTTTAGCCGGAATCATTTTTGCCCTCATGTGGCAGTTACCCTCTGGCTACATCGACATTCTTGACAAGACTCCCATCAAACAACACCAAACCATTGCTCATAGCGAATCAGATGCCGTCTTTAATGATGCCGGTGGTGTGATCCTCGATTACTCAGATGAAACCATGGCCCAGGCCAACTTTGCTTTTTACGGACCAAAGTCACTTGCTGCTGAAGCCGGTTCAAGTCTGGCCACAAATCTTGACGGTTTCCCTCAGGTTGAAATCAATGTTGATATCCCTGAGTTCGAGTCATTTCAGGTCGTCTTCAATGAAGCCGCTTCTGCAAATGGTATGGCAGGCGAGTCCTACTTTATTGAGCTTACCGGGGAGATGTCTGAAGGCAAAAAGGGTAATCTCTACAAGTTCAAATTAGCTGATCTAGTCAGGAGTACCTCCATGGGAGATCAGGCTGGTAATGAAACCCTTGATATCCAAGCTCTGGATAATATTTCTATTCATCTCGCTGGATTGGTTGGGACTGGAACTGCCACCGTTCATTCACTCAAGTTGAGAAAGAGCGAAAAATTCTTTGTCACCTACTTCTGGTACTTCATGGCCATGTCCATTCTCTTCTTCCTGGCCTATACGGTTTTCGCCACACCTTTTGTGGCTTTCGGTTATGAAATGACACCTGATTATCATGAACGGACACGTCTCCATGCCTTTGCCAACACAGTGGGTCAGCTGGCCTGGCTGGGTGTCCCCTGGTTCTACGCCATCATGTCCAGCACACTCTTCAGAGACACCGTACATGGTGCCCGTACGCTGGCGATCGCTGTTGGTATCATCGTCGCAGTCTTTGGAATAATTCCCGCCATCTTCTTAAAAGAGAGGCAAACTCTGGAACCTGTAAAAAATGCAAGCAAGAGCATCGCTGAAAACATGAGCGAATTCTTCAAGGGAATTGTGACCACTTTCAAGTGCAAGCCCTTTGTGAAATTGTGCGGCGCAACTTTTCTGGTTTTCAATGGTTTTCAACTCGGTATGTCTTTCTCCATATATGTCATGATCTACTATCTCTTCGGTGGAAATGATGGGGATGCTGGAAAACTCATGGGGTGGTTTGGGATGCTTACCTCCATTGCTACCCTGGGT is part of the Candidatus Neomarinimicrobiota bacterium genome and encodes:
- a CDS encoding MATE family efflux transporter: MLSNIKTRWSSEFGYRHILVVAFPLILSTGSWSIQQFVDRMFLSWHSEEALAAAMPAGILNFTFICLFIGTVSYAGTFVSQYVGAKEDHKVGIVLWHSFYLSLFGAIILLLISPFSDSLFRLVGHSEKLQLMESTYFRILCFGGLGPILSSAFAGFFTGQGRNWPVMWVNVLTTAINLVLDYLLIFGVGIFPEMGIAGAAIATIIAGFCSIAMYLVLIFRPQNQLRFKVWESRSWDVSFVKRFLKYGLPSGGHFFLEIMGFTAFILILGRIGQMELAATNIAININSLAFMPMFGLGIAVSMMVGQNIGAGNPETAKYAANSAVQLGMVYMLVCTFFYVVIPQVFIAPFAASLETFNVAIILLRFVAVYAVFDTLSILYSSAIKGAGDTHFVMRVTTVLSIFVLIIPTFIAVEYFDSDLYLPWTFCALFIVAMGLTFLGRFYGGKWKNMSVIETSSFLPSQHPATPIAPEM
- a CDS encoding ROK family transcriptional regulator, which translates into the protein MTTGVKNQDPTSGVGYIQPDFFGYRKVDRWEARPLADSVLHLIRHEHQISRAEIARQIGLSRSTVTEVIRDLLLTGYVKEVGSGVSSGGRKPIVLEFQNDHKVILGIDIGATHVSAALMNLGGQVLAFEKRSYSVRSDPEGTRSLVFQLCDTCLNQVVDGNKRLLSIGIALPSPVDPDHPEWISEVVIPAWRGKNELDILHSHYGVPVYVDNDANLGALAEYRWGAGRGFEDLTYVKIGYGIGAGFVLNGEIYRGSTGIAGEMGHMPIGASDVVCECGLKGCLTTHVGGKAMFARVAELADKYPESPLAKGTLNLEEIELAAHNKDELALQLYQETSEYLSTAITGWINMMNPGRVILGGAMKELQSRLLDPVQEKIKACSIVGSVPITDIRTSELGHKAESIGAATLALEGVFAEPGFYRNDLEPIPESNL
- a CDS encoding MFS transporter → MSAKTHYKTAPEDRISLKQKSAYAVGMLVNNLQAAALPAMVVILNLGLGMDVLWVGLIGAIPRIFDAVSDPLLGYISDNTRTRWGRRRPFIFAGAILAGIIFALMWQLPSGYIDILDKTPIKQHQTIAHSESDAVFNDAGGVILDYSDETMAQANFAFYGPKSLAAEAGSSLATNLDGFPQVEINVDIPEFESFQVVFNEAASANGMAGESYFIELTGEMSEGKKGNLYKFKLADLVRSTSMGDQAGNETLDIQALDNISIHLAGLVGTGTATVHSLKLRKSEKFFVTYFWYFMAMSILFFLAYTVFATPFVAFGYEMTPDYHERTRLHAFANTVGQLAWLGVPWFYAIMSSTLFRDTVHGARTLAIAVGIIVAVFGIIPAIFLKERQTLEPVKNASKSIAENMSEFFKGIVTTFKCKPFVKLCGATFLVFNGFQLGMSFSIYVMIYYLFGGNDGDAGKLMGWFGMLTSIATLGVIPLTGWIATKIGKRKTFLITISLSILGYAIKWVGYNPDYPYWLLYAAPFVAFGTGSLFTLMGSMISDVCDYDELETHQRREGVFGAIYWWMVKVGMALAGLMTGILLKVSGFDVALGAAQGENTLFLIRVFDVGIPLVTSLIALWIISTYGLTEVKAYDIRTQLEARRGKVAAADSTEN